The Paraburkholderia hospita DNA segment GATACGCGCCAAGACGCGTCTTCTCGATCACGAACCACGTCGCGAAGCACACGATCAGCGACGCGACCACCACCCACGCGCGATAGTTCGGCAGGAACATGAAGCCGAGATTGGTTGCGCCCGCAAGCGCCGACGGCACGTCGTACGGTTGCCCTGACGAACCGTAGATCGAATGGAACACGCCTTCGACGACGAGCGTGAGCCCGAACGTGAGCAACAGGCCGTAGAGGTGGTCGAGCTTGTACAGCCAGCGCAGCATCGAGCGTTCGATCACGATGCCGAACAGCCCCACGAGCACGGGCGCGAGCACGAGCATCACCCAGTACGGCAGACTGAAATACGACATGCCCATCCACGTGAGCATCGCACCCAGCATGAACAACGCGCCGTGCGCGAAGTTGATCACGTTGAGCAGACCGAAGATCACAGCCAGCCCCAGACTCAGGATCGCGTAGAACGAGCCGTTCACGAGACCGAGCAGCAACTGGCTGAGCATCGCCGGTAGCGGAATGCCAAAGATATCCATTGAATCCGCCGTCAGAATAATATCGACGCAGTTCACTCGCGAGACGCAGCGGGCGGCACCTGCGCCGCCCTTCACGTATCGACTGCGAACCGCTTACTTCCAGAGCGCGCAGCGCGATTCCGCTTTCGTTCCGAATGCCTGATCGCCGGGAATCGTTGCGGTGATCTTGTAGTAATCCCACGGCTCTTTCGATTCCGACGGCTTCTTCACTTCCATCAGGTACATGTCGTGGATCATGCTGCCGTCCTGACGGATGTAGCCCTTCGCGTAGAAATCGTCGATCTTCGTCTTGTGCAGTTGATCCATCACCTTGTCGCTGTCGGTCGTGCCAGCTGCCTGCACGGCCTTCAGATAAGTGGTGACGGCTGAATAGTCCGCTGCCTGCAGACTGGTCGGCATCTTCTTCATTTTGTCGAAGTAGCGCTGCGCCCACTTGCGAGTGTTTGCGTCCTTGTTCCAATACCAGCTATCGGTCGCGACCAGACCTTGCGTCGTTTCAAGTCCGAGGCTGTGGATATCGGTCAGGAAGATCAGCAGCGCGGCGATCTTCATCGACTTTGTGACGCCGAATTCTTTGGCGGCCTTGATCGCGTTGATCGTGTCGCCGCCCGCATTCGCGAGACCGAGCACCTGCGCCTTCGATCCTTGAGCCTGCAACAGGAACGACGAGAAATCCGATGCCGACAACGGATGGCGCACCGTGCCGAGAACCTGTCCGCCATTCGCCTTGACCACCTCCGACGTGTTCTTTTCGAGCGCCTTGCCGAACGCGTAGTCCGCCGTCAGAAAGTACCAGGTCTTGCCGCCCTGCTTCGTCACGGCCGAACCCGTGCCTTTTGAAAGCGCCATCGTGTCGTACGCGTAGTGGACCGTGTACGGCGTGCATTGCTCGTTGGTGAGGTTATCCGCGCCCGCACCGATGTTGATGTACGGAATCTTCTTCTCACCCGCAACCTGGTTGGTCGACAGCGCAGTGGCCGAGTTCGTGCCGCCGATGATCACGTTGACCCCGTCGCGGTCGATCCATTCACGCGCGCGCGACGCGGCAATATCCGCCTTGTTCTGGTGATCGGCATAGACCAGTTCGACCGGCTTGCCATTCACCTTGCCGCCGAAATCGGCAATCGCCATGCGGATCGCTTCGAGGCCGCCCTGGCCATCGAGATCCGCATAAAGACCGGACAGATCAGTGATATAGCCGATCTTGACGGTCTGGCCGTCCGCGGCCTGCGCGTTACCCGCAGCGAACATCGTGCCCGCGGCGGCCGCAAAGCAGACTGCTGACAGCCTGGCGAAGTTCTTCAGTTTCATGCGTGTCTCCTGTTTCCATGCTTGTGGTTATCAGAGGCATCTGGGTATGTCGTGCGTCGCAGTTCCCATGACGACCCCGATTTCTCATCGGGATGCGTCCACCCCACTTAGACGCCGAGCAAATCGTGCAGCACCGGCATTTTGCTTTCGAGTTCCTTTGCACCGAAATGCTCGACGATGCGTCCATGCTCCATCACATAGAAGCGATCGGCGAGCGGCGCGGCAAAGCGGAAATTCTGTTCGACCATCACGATCGTGTAGCCGCGCGCCTTCAGCGTCACGATCATGCGCGCGAGCGCCTGTACGATCACGGGCGCCAGGCCTTCGGAGATTTCATCGAGCAACAGCAGGTTCGCGCCCGTGCGCAGGATGCGCGCGACGGCCAGCATCTGTTGCTCGCCGCCCGACAGACGCGTCCCCTGGCTCATGCGTCGTTCCTGGAGATTGGGAAACATCTGGTAGATCTCGTCGATCGACATCATCAACGACTTGTCGCCGACAGGCGGCGGCAGCATCAGATTTTCTTCACACGACAGGCTCGAAAAGATACCGCGCTCTTCCGGGCAATAGCCGACGGCGCAATGCGCAATGCGATGCGTCGCCATCGAAATCGTCTCGCGCCCACCGACGCGGATCGAGCCCGTACGCCGGCCCGTCAGGCCCATGATCGCGCGCAGCGTCGTGGTGCGGCCCGCGCCATTGCGGCCGAGCAGCGTGACGACTTCACCGCGGCTGACGGTCAGATCGACGCCATGCAGGATGTGCGATTCGCCGTACCACGCCTGCAGCCCCGCGATCTCCAGCGCGGGCTCGCCGCTCATCACACTGACCGATGCGTCTTCCTGTTCGCTCACAGTGCTCATGCATGCGCTCCGGCAAGCGCCGCGTCCGCACTGCCCATATAGGCCTGCATGACGAGCGGGTTCTTCGAGACTTCCGCGTACGTGCCTTCGGCGAGCACCTCGCCGCGTTGCAGGACGGTAATCGTGTCGGAGATGCCGGCTATCACATTCATGTTGTGTTCGACCATCAGGATCGTGCGACCCGCCGATACTTTTTTGATCAGCGCAGTCACGCGGTCAACGTCTTCATGTCCCATGCCTTGCGTCGGTTCGTCGAGCAGCATCAGTTCGGGCTCCATGCCGAGCGTCGTGGCGATTTCGAGCGCGCGTTTGCGCCCATACGACAGCTCGACGGCGGGCACATCGGCGAAATCGGTCAAGCCTACCTGCGTGAGCAGATCGATCGCGCGGTCATCGAGTTGACGCAACGTGCGCTCGCTTCTCCAGAAATGAAACGCCGAGCCGAGCTGACGTTGCAGACCGACGCGGACGTTCTGCAATGCCGTCAGATGCGGAAATACAGCAGAAATCTGAAAGGAGCGGATGATGCCGCGACGCGCGACCTGCGCAGGACGTTCGCCCGTGATGTCGATGCCGTCAAAGACGATCTGACCCGCAGTGGGCACAAGAAATTTGGTGAGCAGATTGAAGCAGGTGGTCTTGCCTGCGCCGTTTGGCCC contains these protein-coding regions:
- a CDS encoding ABC transporter substrate-binding protein; the encoded protein is MKLKNFARLSAVCFAAAAGTMFAAGNAQAADGQTVKIGYITDLSGLYADLDGQGGLEAIRMAIADFGGKVNGKPVELVYADHQNKADIAASRAREWIDRDGVNVIIGGTNSATALSTNQVAGEKKIPYINIGAGADNLTNEQCTPYTVHYAYDTMALSKGTGSAVTKQGGKTWYFLTADYAFGKALEKNTSEVVKANGGQVLGTVRHPLSASDFSSFLLQAQGSKAQVLGLANAGGDTINAIKAAKEFGVTKSMKIAALLIFLTDIHSLGLETTQGLVATDSWYWNKDANTRKWAQRYFDKMKKMPTSLQAADYSAVTTYLKAVQAAGTTDSDKVMDQLHKTKIDDFYAKGYIRQDGSMIHDMYLMEVKKPSESKEPWDYYKITATIPGDQAFGTKAESRCALWK
- a CDS encoding ABC transporter ATP-binding protein, with product MILGDTILETRGLTREFKGFTAVNGVNLRVKRGSIHALIGPNGAGKTTCFNLLTKFLVPTAGQIVFDGIDITGERPAQVARRGIIRSFQISAVFPHLTALQNVRVGLQRQLGSAFHFWRSERTLRQLDDRAIDLLTQVGLTDFADVPAVELSYGRKRALEIATTLGMEPELMLLDEPTQGMGHEDVDRVTALIKKVSAGRTILMVEHNMNVIAGISDTITVLQRGEVLAEGTYAEVSKNPLVMQAYMGSADAALAGAHA
- a CDS encoding branched-chain amino acid ABC transporter permease; the encoded protein is MDIFGIPLPAMLSQLLLGLVNGSFYAILSLGLAVIFGLLNVINFAHGALFMLGAMLTWMGMSYFSLPYWVMLVLAPVLVGLFGIVIERSMLRWLYKLDHLYGLLLTFGLTLVVEGVFHSIYGSSGQPYDVPSALAGATNLGFMFLPNYRAWVVVASLIVCFATWFVIEKTRLGAYLRAGTENPKLVEAFGVNVPMMVTLTYGFGVALAAFAGVLAAPVIQVSPLMGQSMIITVFAVVVIGGMGSIMGSILTGLLLGVIEGFTRVFYPEASATVVFVIMALVLLVRPAGLFGKEK
- a CDS encoding ABC transporter ATP-binding protein, encoding MSTVSEQEDASVSVMSGEPALEIAGLQAWYGESHILHGVDLTVSRGEVVTLLGRNGAGRTTTLRAIMGLTGRRTGSIRVGGRETISMATHRIAHCAVGYCPEERGIFSSLSCEENLMLPPPVGDKSLMMSIDEIYQMFPNLQERRMSQGTRLSGGEQQMLAVARILRTGANLLLLDEISEGLAPVIVQALARMIVTLKARGYTIVMVEQNFRFAAPLADRFYVMEHGRIVEHFGAKELESKMPVLHDLLGV